One Novipirellula artificiosorum DNA segment encodes these proteins:
- a CDS encoding glycoside hydrolase family 117 protein: MTLAMLVLSGQLVAQNHPQGGFPYKFPDEKPDRPLSAALERNYTVYPAARPENNELYTQFKYTRLEGFDYNGGDGTISRRDPSKVIFADGKYYVWYTKRHTPTPPQGAQNSTDTIPSADWDLSDIWYATSEDGFLWKEQGVAVPRPPQPNVGWRSVTTTDILVWEGKYYLYYQGFMEASGLRGDDCPVAVSSADSPDGPWIPSNKIVIPNGAKGEWDQYSIHDPYPLVHDGKIYLYYKSDSNGKPNIRMHGLAIADHPLGPFKKHPLNPVMGSGHETTLFPFKSGVAALVIRDGNEHNTIQYAEDWVNFEIQSIVELMPNAGGPFIADAFTNTTDGRGITWGLSHFTNATGDWKANHAILARFDCDLSLDVNDPAMKKHHVYFPVELFFNQKLSKAQRDRAIEVARQRQTE, from the coding sequence ATGACTCTGGCAATGCTCGTCCTGTCAGGCCAACTGGTCGCGCAGAATCATCCTCAGGGAGGCTTCCCCTACAAGTTCCCCGATGAAAAACCGGATCGCCCATTGAGCGCTGCGTTGGAACGCAATTACACGGTGTACCCCGCGGCTCGCCCCGAGAACAATGAACTCTACACGCAGTTCAAATACACGCGACTCGAAGGATTCGATTACAACGGCGGCGACGGCACGATCTCGCGTCGTGATCCGTCGAAGGTGATCTTCGCCGATGGCAAGTACTACGTTTGGTACACCAAACGCCATACACCCACGCCACCCCAGGGAGCGCAGAACAGCACCGACACGATTCCCTCAGCCGACTGGGATCTGTCGGATATCTGGTATGCCACCAGCGAAGACGGCTTTCTATGGAAAGAACAAGGAGTCGCCGTGCCGCGTCCGCCCCAACCCAATGTCGGCTGGCGCAGCGTGACCACGACCGACATCCTCGTTTGGGAAGGCAAGTACTACCTTTACTACCAGGGATTCATGGAAGCCAGCGGTCTGCGTGGCGATGACTGTCCCGTGGCGGTCTCCTCGGCCGACTCACCCGATGGCCCCTGGATACCCAGCAACAAGATCGTGATCCCGAACGGTGCCAAAGGCGAATGGGATCAGTATTCGATTCACGATCCCTATCCGTTGGTGCATGACGGAAAAATCTATCTCTATTACAAGTCCGACAGCAACGGCAAACCAAACATTCGCATGCATGGACTGGCGATTGCCGATCACCCGCTGGGCCCCTTCAAGAAACACCCGCTCAATCCGGTTATGGGTTCTGGACATGAGACAACACTCTTCCCGTTCAAAAGCGGCGTGGCGGCGCTAGTGATTCGTGATGGCAACGAGCACAACACGATTCAATATGCCGAGGATTGGGTCAACTTTGAGATCCAATCCATTGTGGAGCTCATGCCCAATGCTGGCGGACCGTTCATTGCCGATGCATTCACCAACACCACCGATGGCCGCGGAATCACCTGGGGTCTCTCGCACTTCACCAATGCCACCGGCGACTGGAAGGCGAATCACGCAATCTTGGCAAGATTTGACTGCGACCTCAGCCTGGATGTGAACGATCCCGCCATGAAAAAGCATCACGTCTATTTTCCTGTCGAATTGTTCTTCAATCAAAAATTGAGCAAAGCTCAACGCGATCGTGCCATCGAAGTTGCGCGCCAAAGACAAACCGAGTAG
- a CDS encoding alpha-L-fucosidase: protein MKKNRIFGLGVAGIACFAGMGFGVCLAETPNKPSEVTADSGATAWPSVPMPKFEIADGPFAPNWDSLRKFYVCPEWFRDAKFGVWAHWGPQSQAEAGDWYSRSMYIEGHPQYQHHVETYGHPSKHGAKDLMCEWKAERFDPDELIQFYQQAGARYFAFMVNHHDNFDSWDSKYQPWNSVNIGPQKDLCRLWADAARKHGLRFGVTFHNTPYRCWNTFMPAWYGCDRSGTMAGVPYDGAVAAKADGKGTPWEGLDPRDLYGPIHKENEPCPEFVQQFLLRVDDLIQNYQPDLLYFDDAVYHLLDKNESLRLNAVLGMPDLLPQIAAHYYNSNLKWNNGRMEAVLNIKHVAATPLMEEMLSSAVVNDFEMKDPDKPFEHPWQTDTSLGSWHYRKNDRYRSAERVIHHLISIVANNGNMLLNVAPRGDGTIDAEQRRIVKEIGDWLRINGEAIYGTRPWTIAREGNIRFTRDKTNTILYATFLDWPGEEASIPSLAGVDRTSIQAVRLLGIPQPLTWQTMNDGLKIEMPKRPDYGIAYPIRIEFDRELP from the coding sequence ATGAAGAAGAATCGTATTTTTGGTTTGGGTGTCGCCGGAATCGCATGTTTCGCAGGGATGGGGTTCGGCGTTTGCTTGGCGGAGACGCCAAACAAACCCTCCGAAGTGACGGCCGATTCTGGGGCGACTGCTTGGCCGAGCGTGCCGATGCCTAAGTTTGAAATCGCGGACGGCCCGTTTGCACCCAACTGGGATTCCCTGCGCAAGTTCTATGTTTGTCCGGAATGGTTCCGCGACGCCAAGTTTGGCGTTTGGGCGCACTGGGGACCACAATCTCAAGCGGAAGCCGGCGATTGGTACTCACGAAGCATGTACATCGAAGGACACCCGCAATACCAACATCACGTCGAAACGTACGGGCACCCATCCAAGCATGGTGCGAAGGACTTGATGTGTGAGTGGAAAGCCGAACGCTTCGATCCCGACGAACTGATCCAGTTCTATCAACAAGCCGGTGCCCGCTACTTCGCCTTTATGGTCAACCATCACGACAACTTTGATTCCTGGGACTCAAAATATCAGCCGTGGAATAGCGTGAACATCGGACCCCAAAAGGATCTGTGCCGACTGTGGGCCGATGCGGCACGAAAGCATGGCCTACGATTCGGGGTCACCTTTCACAACACGCCCTACCGATGTTGGAATACGTTCATGCCGGCTTGGTACGGCTGCGATCGCAGCGGGACCATGGCGGGCGTTCCCTATGATGGCGCCGTCGCCGCCAAGGCGGACGGCAAAGGGACGCCGTGGGAAGGTCTCGATCCCCGCGACCTCTACGGTCCGATCCACAAGGAAAACGAGCCCTGCCCTGAGTTCGTCCAGCAGTTCCTGCTACGCGTGGATGACCTGATTCAGAATTATCAGCCGGACCTGCTCTATTTCGACGACGCCGTCTACCATCTACTCGACAAAAACGAATCACTGCGTTTGAACGCCGTGCTCGGAATGCCCGACCTGCTGCCTCAGATTGCGGCGCACTACTACAATTCCAATCTAAAATGGAACAACGGACGCATGGAAGCCGTGCTCAACATCAAACACGTTGCTGCGACTCCCTTGATGGAAGAGATGCTGTCGAGTGCCGTCGTCAACGACTTCGAGATGAAGGATCCGGACAAGCCGTTTGAGCATCCGTGGCAAACGGACACATCACTAGGCAGTTGGCACTACCGAAAAAATGACCGTTACCGTTCGGCGGAACGAGTGATTCACCATCTGATCAGTATCGTCGCGAACAACGGCAACATGCTATTGAACGTGGCCCCTCGCGGAGACGGCACGATCGATGCCGAGCAGCGGCGGATCGTTAAGGAGATCGGCGACTGGCTTCGCATCAATGGCGAGGCGATCTATGGCACGCGTCCCTGGACGATCGCCCGGGAGGGCAACATTCGCTTTACCCGCGACAAGACAAATACAATCCTCTACGCAACTTTCTTGGATTGGCCTGGGGAAGAGGCGAGCATCCCATCACTTGCCGGCGTCGATCGGACGAGCATCCAAGCAGTGCGGCTCCTAGGAATCCCACAACCGTTGACGTGGCAGACCATGAACGACGGCCTTAAGATCGAAATGCCCAAACGACCTGATTATGGAATCGCCTACCCCATCCGGATTGAATTTGATCGGGAACTCCCTTGA
- a CDS encoding ACT domain-containing protein — MNGETNLRTLLQNMQPELQDGEFVFCTMEPAAAFGLCLSPRGQFLESEGLTLILAKAEAEANELACSFPCRMITLRIHSSLEAVGFLAVVTENLAQRGIGVNAISAYFHDHLFVPLDQADEAMNVLKEIVQNPGTGPDDFA; from the coding sequence ATGAACGGTGAAACGAATCTACGGACCTTGCTGCAAAACATGCAGCCCGAACTCCAAGATGGCGAATTCGTATTTTGCACGATGGAACCCGCAGCCGCGTTTGGACTTTGCCTTTCTCCCAGAGGTCAATTCCTTGAAAGCGAGGGCTTGACGCTGATTCTTGCAAAGGCCGAAGCCGAGGCGAACGAACTCGCATGCTCGTTTCCTTGCAGAATGATCACCCTCAGAATTCACTCCAGCCTTGAAGCCGTTGGTTTCCTTGCTGTCGTTACCGAAAATCTCGCTCAGCGAGGCATCGGCGTTAACGCCATCTCAGCCTACTTTCATGATCACCTTTTTGTCCCCCTTGACCAGGCTGACGAAGCGATGAACGTGTTGAAAGAGATCGTTCAAAATCCAGGGACGGGGCCGGATGACTTTGCGTAA
- a CDS encoding glycoside hydrolase family 32 protein gives MRFLCLLLGLSLSTFSVVLANNDILLADFEGETYGSWTATGDAFGERPARANVKPRNRVTGHQGQGLVNTYLDGDRSTGTLTSPPFTVERRHINFLIGAGNFIETTCMNLVIDGKVVRSAVGPAIKADNQEVLDWQSWDVQELVGKQAVLQIVDNATDGWGHINVDQIVQSDTPRKPSVAQWVAVKPRPKTGEASRVPQYTFAETLQAQEAQLRTNPWLQRMTASRLAQAGDPHRPIYHYVNPEGRLNDPNGLCYWQGRWHLFYQAYPPEDTRQHWGHAVSDDLIHWRDLPLALYPNPEDKCFSGSTLVEKDRVIAIYHGIAAGTMVAVATDPLLLNWEKVTGNAVIPLPNPGDPPLPYNIFDPCIWKRDQMYYALTAGTVNEGPGGKPIRAEFLHRSKDLANWEYLHPFLEDDQYGLIGDDGACPYFWPIGDRHILLHYSHTSGGKYLLGDYDTDRDKFVVTHGSDFNFGPSGPGGVHAPSACPDDKDGVIAIFNMNPGKPTQQWNQIMTLPRRLTLIGKDQLGIEPAGDIESVRGERTHLDALTLPANQEIVLEGVSGNAMELIAEIDPKGAPMVELNVLRSAGAEEVTRIALLRERGYRDRSRNAPLPSVIMLDNTRSSILPDVRSRPPEMAQVSIAKGEPVNLRVFIDKSVVEVFVNGKQCVALRVYPGREDSVGVSLRAQGQDAQLRSLDAWQMKNIYDGTP, from the coding sequence ATGAGATTTCTCTGTCTGTTGCTCGGATTGAGTTTGTCTACCTTTTCCGTGGTCTTGGCGAACAATGACATTTTGCTCGCCGATTTCGAAGGTGAGACTTATGGCTCGTGGACAGCCACCGGCGATGCGTTTGGCGAAAGGCCTGCTCGCGCCAATGTGAAACCACGAAATCGCGTGACGGGCCATCAGGGCCAAGGGCTGGTCAATACGTACTTGGACGGCGATCGATCGACGGGAACGCTAACCTCGCCACCGTTCACGGTCGAGCGTCGTCACATTAACTTTCTAATCGGGGCAGGCAATTTTATCGAGACGACCTGCATGAACCTTGTGATTGATGGAAAGGTCGTCCGCAGCGCGGTTGGACCGGCTATCAAAGCGGACAATCAAGAGGTGCTCGACTGGCAATCGTGGGATGTCCAAGAACTGGTTGGTAAACAGGCCGTCCTCCAGATCGTTGACAACGCGACAGACGGTTGGGGCCATATCAACGTCGATCAGATTGTGCAGTCGGACACGCCTCGCAAGCCCTCCGTAGCCCAATGGGTTGCAGTCAAGCCGAGACCCAAGACGGGCGAGGCCTCTCGGGTTCCACAATACACCTTTGCCGAGACATTGCAGGCGCAGGAAGCACAACTCCGAACGAATCCATGGCTGCAACGCATGACGGCATCGCGGTTGGCTCAGGCTGGCGATCCACATCGGCCCATCTATCATTACGTGAACCCGGAAGGACGCCTGAACGATCCCAATGGTCTCTGTTACTGGCAGGGTCGCTGGCACTTGTTCTACCAGGCGTATCCGCCGGAAGACACTCGCCAGCACTGGGGCCATGCGGTGAGCGACGATCTGATCCACTGGCGTGACCTGCCGCTGGCCCTCTACCCAAACCCAGAGGACAAGTGTTTTTCTGGTTCGACACTCGTTGAAAAAGATCGAGTGATCGCCATCTACCACGGGATCGCGGCTGGCACGATGGTTGCTGTCGCCACCGATCCACTGCTATTGAATTGGGAGAAAGTTACGGGCAACGCCGTGATCCCCTTGCCGAATCCGGGTGATCCTCCGCTACCCTACAACATCTTTGACCCGTGCATCTGGAAACGCGATCAGATGTATTACGCATTGACAGCTGGCACGGTCAACGAAGGCCCCGGTGGAAAGCCGATTCGCGCTGAGTTCTTGCATCGGTCGAAAGATCTTGCTAACTGGGAATACCTGCATCCATTTCTTGAGGATGATCAATACGGCCTGATCGGCGACGATGGGGCCTGCCCGTATTTCTGGCCCATCGGCGATCGGCATATCTTGCTCCACTACAGCCACACCAGCGGCGGCAAGTATCTTCTCGGCGACTACGATACGGATCGAGATAAGTTTGTTGTCACGCACGGCAGCGATTTCAACTTTGGTCCCAGTGGACCGGGCGGTGTGCATGCGCCATCTGCCTGCCCGGACGACAAGGACGGCGTCATCGCGATCTTCAACATGAACCCCGGAAAGCCAACGCAGCAATGGAATCAGATCATGACGTTGCCCCGGCGTCTGACTTTGATTGGCAAGGACCAATTAGGAATCGAGCCGGCGGGAGACATCGAATCCGTTCGCGGCGAGAGGACACACCTTGACGCTCTGACCCTTCCGGCCAACCAGGAGATCGTCCTTGAAGGGGTCAGTGGCAACGCCATGGAACTGATCGCCGAGATCGATCCGAAAGGTGCGCCGATGGTGGAATTGAATGTCTTGCGATCCGCAGGCGCAGAGGAAGTCACGCGAATCGCACTGCTAAGGGAACGAGGGTATCGCGACCGTTCCCGCAATGCACCGTTGCCGAGTGTGATCATGCTTGATAACACGCGTTCCTCCATCCTTCCGGATGTACGTTCAAGACCACCGGAAATGGCACAAGTTTCGATCGCAAAGGGCGAACCGGTGAACCTGCGAGTGTTTATCGACAAGAGCGTCGTCGAAGTATTCGTGAACGGCAAGCAATGTGTCGCGTTGCGGGTCTATCCGGGACGGGAGGATAGTGTGGGCGTCTCGCTCCGAGCCCAAGGCCAGGATGCGCAGTTGCGGTCGCTTGACGCTTGGCAAATGAAAAACATCTATGATGGAACTCCTTGA